The Nocardioides sp. S-1144 genome includes a region encoding these proteins:
- a CDS encoding DUF5938 domain-containing protein: MTDSPSSPRPVVVYGASGYTGRLVCEYLREYGVPFVAAGRSAERLTDSMQSHVAGIETADYEVVEVEHTLEALTELVRGASVVLNTVGPFSKWGPEVVEACLATGAHYTDTTGEQDWLITCDERYGADFAAAGLLLAPGIAQMYTTGEIAAQLCLETPGLDTLDIAVFWGGSPTIASTQTILFNAATSAAHHLQQNQYVPFDPGQGLVPLVVPGQHELALSLPWGGTSHPVWFKRDPRVASCKAQGGVFNAALMHGVPQIVAAALEATQGMDDDERDAALAATAAQVMNQMPPRENPRLNKSLDSVHASGPLGRAHCVIHGNSNYKQTGLLQAYAAYSLLQQPPLRVGFASGCQAFGHRELLGVLRAFGLVAAPVLTVEG; this comes from the coding sequence GTGACCGACTCCCCGAGCAGCCCCAGGCCCGTCGTCGTCTACGGCGCCTCCGGCTACACCGGCCGCCTCGTCTGCGAGTACCTGCGCGAGTACGGCGTCCCGTTCGTCGCGGCCGGCCGCAGCGCCGAGCGGCTCACCGACTCCATGCAGTCCCACGTCGCCGGCATCGAGACCGCCGACTACGAGGTCGTCGAGGTCGAGCACACCCTCGAGGCGCTCACCGAGCTCGTCCGTGGCGCCTCGGTGGTGCTCAACACGGTCGGCCCGTTCAGCAAGTGGGGACCCGAGGTCGTCGAGGCGTGCCTCGCGACCGGGGCGCACTACACCGACACGACCGGCGAGCAGGACTGGCTGATCACGTGCGACGAGAGGTACGGCGCCGACTTCGCCGCCGCCGGGCTGCTCCTCGCGCCGGGCATCGCGCAGATGTACACGACGGGCGAGATCGCCGCCCAGCTCTGCCTGGAGACGCCGGGGCTGGACACGCTCGACATCGCGGTGTTCTGGGGCGGCAGCCCGACGATCGCCTCGACGCAGACGATCTTGTTCAACGCCGCGACGTCGGCCGCGCACCACCTCCAGCAGAACCAGTACGTGCCCTTCGACCCTGGCCAGGGCCTCGTGCCGCTCGTCGTGCCGGGACAGCACGAGCTGGCCCTCTCCCTGCCGTGGGGCGGCACCTCGCACCCGGTGTGGTTCAAGCGCGACCCGCGCGTGGCGAGCTGCAAGGCCCAGGGCGGGGTGTTCAACGCGGCGCTGATGCACGGCGTCCCGCAGATCGTCGCGGCGGCGCTGGAGGCCACCCAGGGCATGGACGACGACGAGCGCGACGCCGCCCTGGCGGCCACCGCCGCCCAGGTCATGAACCAGATGCCCCCGCGCGAGAACCCCCGGCTGAACAAGTCGCTCGACTCGGTGCACGCCTCGGGTCCGCTCGGACGCGCGCACTGCGTGATCCACGGCAACTCCAACTACAAGCAGACCGGCCTCCTGCAGGCCTACGCCGCCTACTCGCTGCTCCAGCAGCCACCGCTGCGCGTCGGGTTCGCCTCCGGCTGCCAGGCCTTCGGCCACCGCGAGCTGCTCGGCGTCCTGCGGGCGTTCGGACTGGTCGCCGCCCCGGTCCTGACCGTGGAGGGCTGA
- a CDS encoding SDR family NAD(P)-dependent oxidoreductase, with amino-acid sequence MTHHDLTGRTALVTGGAQGLGEGMARALAAAGATVVIADLQDEAAASVAASLGEGHGAVHLDVTDEAGWEAAVAAAVERTGRLDIVVNNAGVEVSSLAADVEVSDIRTMLDVNVLGTALGIKHALRTMRPGGAAGHGGSIVNISSVAATIAFPGIPIYSATKAAVDRLTRVAAMEAGKLGWGVRVNCVYPGLVPTAMGQGLAVDMATLGLFESPEAAVGAVVELTPLGRLGEVADMADAVVFLASDAARFITGTGLSVDGGMGM; translated from the coding sequence ATGACCCACCACGACCTGACCGGGCGCACCGCCCTGGTCACCGGCGGAGCCCAGGGCCTCGGTGAGGGCATGGCCCGCGCCCTCGCCGCCGCGGGCGCCACCGTCGTCATCGCCGACCTCCAGGACGAGGCGGCCGCGAGCGTCGCGGCCTCGCTCGGGGAGGGGCACGGCGCGGTCCACCTCGACGTGACCGACGAGGCCGGCTGGGAGGCGGCCGTCGCCGCCGCCGTCGAGCGCACCGGGCGACTCGACATCGTCGTCAACAACGCCGGCGTCGAGGTCAGCAGCCTCGCCGCCGACGTCGAGGTGTCCGACATCCGCACCATGCTCGACGTCAACGTGCTCGGAACCGCCCTGGGCATCAAGCACGCGCTGCGCACGATGCGTCCGGGCGGTGCGGCCGGCCACGGCGGCAGCATCGTCAACATCTCCTCGGTCGCCGCGACCATCGCCTTCCCCGGCATCCCGATCTACTCCGCCACCAAGGCCGCCGTCGACCGGCTCACCCGCGTCGCGGCCATGGAGGCCGGCAAGCTCGGCTGGGGCGTGCGGGTCAACTGCGTCTACCCCGGTCTGGTCCCCACCGCGATGGGCCAGGGACTCGCCGTCGACATGGCCACCCTCGGGCTCTTCGAGAGCCCGGAGGCCGCCGTCGGCGCCGTCGTCGAGCTGACCCCGCTCGGGCGGCTCGGCGAGGTGGCCGACATGGCCGACGCCGTCGTCTTCCTGGCCTCCGACGCCGCCCGGTTCATCACCGGCACGGGGCTGTCGGTCGACGGCGGGATGGGGATGTGA
- a CDS encoding TetR/AcrR family transcriptional regulator, with product MTTTATARRSPGDKHDERRNQLAESALRTLGELGYARASLREIATNSEFSHGVVHYYFRDKLELIVYCVRYYKARCVRRYDAVVADSTSADELVEAFAAKLVETLRDEAPMHRLWYDLRTQSMFEPGLREAVTHIDATLQEMIWRVVERYSDLAARPPALAPAAAYAVLDGLFQQALLALTRDGEAVLAGLPAQVRAVMPVLLVPPA from the coding sequence GTGACGACCACGGCGACCGCCCGTCGCTCCCCGGGCGACAAGCACGACGAGCGTCGCAACCAGCTCGCCGAGTCGGCGCTGCGCACCCTCGGCGAGCTCGGCTACGCCCGGGCGAGCCTGCGCGAGATCGCGACCAACTCCGAGTTCAGCCACGGCGTGGTGCACTACTACTTCCGCGACAAGCTCGAGCTCATCGTCTACTGCGTGCGCTACTACAAGGCGCGGTGCGTGCGCCGCTACGACGCGGTCGTCGCCGACTCCACCAGCGCCGACGAGCTCGTCGAGGCGTTCGCCGCGAAGCTGGTCGAGACGCTGCGCGACGAGGCACCGATGCACCGCCTCTGGTACGACCTGCGCACCCAGAGCATGTTCGAGCCCGGTCTGCGCGAGGCCGTCACCCACATCGACGCCACGCTGCAGGAGATGATCTGGCGGGTCGTCGAGCGCTACTCCGACCTCGCCGCGCGCCCGCCCGCGCTCGCGCCGGCGGCGGCCTACGCCGTCCTCGACGGGCTGTTCCAGCAGGCCCTGCTCGCCCTCACGCGCGACGGCGAGGCCGTGCTCGCCGGGCTGCCGGCCCAGGTGCGCGCGGTGATGCCGGTGCTGCTGGTGCCGCCGGCCTGA
- a CDS encoding response regulator transcription factor: MTAGPTAGPTARPTAVVVDDATVIRQSIPALMPAFDVVGSYSRVETLIAERPHADLVILDLHLVNSTQPSARQGVAAVRAVVAAGYRACVYSQEERRFVLAACLAAGATGIVSKSEPVESAQALFLDAMVGRIVVPQAIISLMELLVRRDCITILGERQRQVLAGRARGLTYAELSRTLFLSESTLRGYWRELTLGVSRYLQATTPSDIERALGLGPGDLLDFWPGAADVPPGATGTSGGAASRDWWRLR, from the coding sequence GTGACCGCCGGACCGACCGCCGGACCGACCGCCCGGCCGACCGCCGTCGTGGTCGACGACGCCACGGTGATCCGCCAGTCGATCCCCGCCCTGATGCCGGCCTTCGACGTCGTCGGCTCCTACTCGCGGGTCGAGACCCTCATCGCGGAGCGGCCGCACGCCGACCTGGTGATCCTCGACCTGCACCTGGTGAACTCGACCCAGCCCTCGGCCCGCCAGGGGGTCGCGGCCGTGCGCGCCGTCGTCGCGGCCGGCTACCGGGCGTGCGTCTACAGCCAGGAGGAGCGGCGCTTCGTCCTGGCGGCCTGCCTGGCCGCCGGCGCCACCGGCATCGTGTCGAAGTCGGAGCCGGTGGAGTCGGCCCAGGCGCTGTTCCTCGACGCGATGGTGGGCCGGATCGTCGTCCCGCAGGCGATCATCAGCCTGATGGAGCTGCTCGTGCGGCGCGACTGCATCACCATCCTGGGTGAGCGCCAGCGTCAGGTCCTCGCCGGCCGGGCGCGGGGCCTGACCTACGCCGAGCTCAGCCGCACGCTCTTCCTGTCGGAGTCGACGCTGCGCGGCTACTGGCGCGAGCTGACCCTCGGGGTCTCCCGCTACCTCCAGGCCACGACGCCGTCCGACATCGAGCGGGCACTCGGGCTGGGCCCGGGCGACCTGCTCGACTTCTGGCCGGGGGCGGCCGACGTGCCCCCCGGGGCCACCGGGACCTCCGGCGGCGCCGCCTCGCGGGACTGGTGGCGGTTGCGCTGA
- a CDS encoding sensor histidine kinase, which yields MDRRRALPTGPGQPAPWAWSWLGGRPPTTAAGAETAVILLLIGTRLGMLVQGLPSLVGGVSSSPAPFVYVVCWGAAATAATAVSVASFLRGRALPDRVQVADIALAATLLLLGPWTVTEEHRIGTWEGFQPGYALSVVMSIAVMRRSGLWWAGLTAIVLSQICYVASAFDTVSFSTTLGNLFTVVILGAVGRVSVQYLRRVAEDADDARARASELARLQEEQRAQVAIHNGAAVMHLLGEPDLDDVTRDRLLEQAQYEATRMRAYLRGGPRTDLGGTGDDSAPQALADAVSRTCRTFDDLVIEVALDLGQGVLVDPAVAAAVQNALTSLLLNVRVHAGARLVVVHLDAGDAFPPTGWVLSVHDDGCGFDLDDVALGVGLREVVHGELGRHGVEVRLESARGAGTTVTLSGGVVSLPHPPAPLATTLGAQR from the coding sequence GTGGACCGTCGACGCGCCCTGCCCACCGGCCCCGGCCAGCCCGCGCCGTGGGCCTGGTCGTGGCTCGGCGGCCGGCCGCCCACCACCGCGGCGGGCGCGGAGACCGCCGTCATCCTGCTGCTGATCGGCACCCGCCTCGGGATGCTGGTGCAGGGCCTGCCCTCGCTGGTCGGCGGGGTGTCCTCCTCCCCCGCGCCGTTCGTGTACGTCGTGTGCTGGGGCGCCGCCGCCACCGCCGCGACCGCCGTCAGCGTCGCCTCCTTCCTCCGCGGCCGGGCACTGCCCGACCGGGTGCAGGTGGCCGACATCGCCCTGGCCGCGACGCTGCTGCTGCTCGGGCCGTGGACGGTCACCGAGGAGCACCGGATCGGCACGTGGGAGGGCTTCCAGCCGGGCTACGCCCTGTCGGTGGTGATGTCGATCGCCGTGATGCGCCGCAGCGGCCTGTGGTGGGCCGGTCTCACCGCAATCGTGCTGTCCCAGATCTGCTACGTCGCCTCGGCGTTCGACACCGTGAGCTTCTCCACGACGCTCGGCAACCTGTTCACCGTGGTCATCCTGGGGGCGGTCGGGCGGGTCAGCGTGCAGTACCTGCGCCGCGTCGCCGAGGACGCCGACGACGCGCGCGCCCGAGCCTCCGAGCTGGCCCGGCTGCAGGAGGAGCAGCGGGCCCAGGTCGCGATCCACAACGGCGCCGCGGTGATGCACCTGCTCGGCGAGCCCGACCTCGACGACGTCACCCGGGACCGGCTGCTCGAGCAGGCGCAGTACGAGGCCACGCGGATGCGCGCCTACCTGCGCGGCGGTCCCCGCACCGACCTCGGTGGCACCGGTGACGACTCCGCCCCGCAGGCGCTGGCCGACGCGGTCAGCCGCACGTGCCGCACGTTCGACGACCTGGTCATCGAGGTCGCGCTCGACCTCGGGCAGGGGGTGCTGGTCGACCCGGCCGTCGCCGCGGCGGTCCAGAACGCATTGACCAGCCTGCTGCTCAACGTGCGCGTGCACGCCGGTGCCCGGCTGGTCGTGGTGCACCTCGACGCGGGCGACGCCTTCCCGCCGACCGGGTGGGTGCTCTCCGTCCACGACGACGGCTGCGGCTTCGACCTCGACGACGTCGCGCTCGGGGTCGGGCTGCGCGAGGTCGTCCACGGCGAGCTCGGCCGGCACGGCGTCGAGGTCCGGCTGGAGTCGGCGCGGGGCGCCGGCACCACGGTGACCCTCTCCGGCGGCGTCGTCTCCCTCCCCCACCCCCCGGCCCCCCTCGCCACGACGCTCGGGGCGCAGCGGTGA
- a CDS encoding VOC family protein — MSLAPWVVAADAAALLDFLADVLGAQETGRAPGPDGLIGHAETVVGGTTVVVVDALPGWAPQPALMRVDVQDVDAVLARAEAAGATTVTPRTSLPFGDDVARFTDPWGNLWWVHEHVQDVDFDTLLARMEDPATAETMGHFELSLDAEMRRRAGS; from the coding sequence ATGAGCCTGGCGCCCTGGGTCGTGGCGGCCGACGCCGCCGCGCTGCTCGACTTCCTCGCCGACGTCCTCGGCGCGCAGGAGACCGGGCGCGCGCCCGGTCCCGACGGGCTGATCGGGCACGCCGAGACGGTGGTGGGCGGCACGACCGTCGTGGTGGTGGACGCCCTGCCGGGCTGGGCCCCGCAGCCGGCGCTGATGCGCGTCGACGTCCAGGACGTCGACGCCGTGCTGGCCCGCGCCGAGGCGGCCGGCGCGACCACGGTCACGCCACGCACCTCGCTGCCGTTCGGTGACGACGTCGCCCGGTTCACCGACCCGTGGGGCAACCTGTGGTGGGTGCACGAGCACGTGCAGGACGTCGACTTCGACACCCTGCTGGCCCGGATGGAGGACCCCGCCACCGCCGAGACGATGGGGCACTTCGAGCTCTCCCTCGACGCCGAGATGCGGCGCCGCGCCGGTTCCTGA
- the serS gene encoding serine--tRNA ligase, with the protein MLDVRTIREHPELVKHAVEVKGIDLDVDALVALDTEVRRLRHEVDNAMGERKRRSKEFGRADEATRERLRAEQADFDVRLGATKDEHAARAAELQDLLLQVPGIPWDQAPVGAGEAENVVIKKVGTPPSFDFEPLDHVTLLEERGWAEFARARNVSGERAYALRGDAVLLERAVLSYALDLLVTRSFTPISVPSLVREAALVGTGMFPKGREETYELPADDLFLAGTGEVALVGLHAGEILDKAQLPLLYAGISPCFRREIGSAGRDVRGLIRVHQFEKVEQFVVCEADDAESEKWHQALLDCAEQLLLDLDLAYEVVECSTGDMGLGKFRMNDINTWFPSLESYRETHSCSTLHDWQARRASLRYRDTDGTIKHAHTLNNTAAATPRLLVALLENHQNADRTVTVPPVLRPYLQGREVL; encoded by the coding sequence ATGCTGGACGTACGCACCATCCGCGAGCACCCCGAGCTGGTCAAGCACGCGGTGGAGGTGAAGGGGATCGACCTCGACGTCGACGCCCTGGTGGCGCTCGACACCGAGGTGCGCCGGCTGCGCCACGAGGTCGACAACGCCATGGGCGAGCGCAAGCGCCGCTCCAAGGAGTTCGGCCGGGCCGACGAGGCCACCCGCGAGCGGCTGCGCGCCGAGCAGGCCGACTTCGACGTGCGGCTGGGCGCCACCAAGGACGAGCACGCCGCCCGCGCGGCCGAGCTGCAGGACCTGCTGCTCCAGGTGCCGGGCATCCCCTGGGACCAGGCGCCGGTCGGCGCCGGCGAGGCCGAGAACGTCGTCATCAAGAAGGTCGGCACCCCGCCGAGCTTCGACTTCGAGCCGCTCGACCACGTCACGCTGCTCGAGGAGCGCGGGTGGGCCGAGTTCGCCCGCGCCCGCAACGTCTCCGGGGAGCGCGCCTACGCGCTGCGCGGCGACGCCGTCCTGCTCGAGCGGGCGGTGCTGTCCTACGCCCTCGACCTGCTCGTGACCCGCAGCTTCACGCCGATCTCGGTGCCCTCGCTGGTCCGCGAGGCCGCGCTGGTCGGCACCGGCATGTTCCCGAAGGGCCGCGAGGAGACCTACGAGCTGCCCGCCGACGACCTGTTCCTGGCCGGCACCGGCGAGGTCGCGCTGGTCGGCCTGCACGCCGGGGAGATCCTCGACAAGGCGCAGCTGCCGCTGCTCTACGCCGGCATCTCGCCCTGCTTCCGGCGGGAGATCGGCAGCGCCGGGCGCGACGTCCGCGGCCTGATCCGGGTCCACCAGTTCGAGAAGGTCGAGCAGTTCGTCGTGTGCGAGGCCGACGACGCCGAGTCCGAGAAGTGGCACCAGGCGCTGCTCGACTGCGCCGAGCAGCTGCTCCTCGACCTCGACCTGGCCTACGAGGTCGTGGAGTGCAGCACCGGCGACATGGGCCTGGGCAAGTTCCGCATGAACGACATCAACACCTGGTTCCCCTCGCTGGAGAGCTACCGCGAGACCCACTCGTGCTCCACGCTGCACGACTGGCAGGCGCGCCGCGCGAGCCTGCGCTACCGCGACACCGACGGCACCATCAAGCACGCCCACACCCTCAACAACACCGCGGCGGCGACGCCGCGGCTGCTGGTCGCGCTCCTCGAGAACCACCAGAACGCCGACCGCACCGTCACCGTGCCGCCGGTGCTGCGCCCGTACCTGCAGGGCCGCGAGGTCCTCTGA
- the leuS gene encoding leucine--tRNA ligase, which translates to MSEQGTDSTATGTGEAATYDVRSVEQKWQRVWAELDPFRADDAAVVEGRREKRYALTMFPYPSGDLHMGHAEVFALHDVLARYWRFRGYEVLNPMGWDSFGLPAENAAIRNDTHPATYTYANIETQLSSMKHYGLSFDWSRRLHTSDPEYYRWTQWLFLKLREQGLAYRKNSPVNWCPQDQTVLANEQVLSDGTCERCGAEVTKKELTQWYFRTTHYAQELYDGLDALQDTWIGKVANAQRNWIGRSEGAHVTFDVEGHDPVTVFTTRPDTLFGTTFMVIAVDARLAETLVTDEHRAELEAYRDEVRKATDIDRLATDRAKTGVFLGVHATNPLTGERIPVWATDYVLADYGTGAVMGVPGGDQRDWEFATAFDLPIVRTTEPPADFEGEAYAGEGTAINSPAPGVASALDLNGLPVAEAKSATIAHLEQIGHGAGTINFRLRDWLLSRQRYWGAPIPIVHCPACGEVAVPESELPVRLPELRGADLKPRGTSPLGAAREWVEVSCPACGGPAERDTDTMDTFVDSSWYFFRFLSPNDDTQAFDPALAEAWGPVDFYLGGDEHAVLHLLYARFFTKALRDLGLITWDEPFSSYLSQGKVINNGRKMSKSLGNGIDLGAQLEQFGVDAVRLTLVFASPPEDNIDWADMSPTGSLRFLQRAWRLSGDVTSAPGTDAGGGDVALRRVTHRTVAEAETLLESHRFNVVVARTMELVNATRKAIDSGPGGADPAVREAAEVVARLLSMVAPYVAEEMWDRLGHAPSVAQAAWPSVDPALLVAESVTAVVQIQGKVRARLEVAPDISAADLEALALADPAVVAAVDGREVRKVVVREPKLVNLVV; encoded by the coding sequence ATGAGCGAGCAGGGCACCGACAGCACCGCGACCGGCACCGGCGAGGCGGCCACGTACGACGTCCGGTCGGTCGAGCAGAAGTGGCAGCGGGTCTGGGCCGAGCTCGACCCGTTCCGGGCCGACGACGCGGCGGTCGTCGAGGGGCGCCGCGAGAAGCGCTACGCGCTGACGATGTTCCCCTACCCCAGCGGCGACCTGCACATGGGTCACGCCGAGGTCTTCGCGCTGCACGACGTGCTCGCCCGCTACTGGCGTTTCCGCGGCTACGAGGTGCTGAACCCGATGGGCTGGGACTCCTTCGGCCTGCCCGCCGAGAACGCCGCGATCCGCAACGACACCCACCCCGCGACCTACACCTACGCCAACATCGAGACCCAGCTGTCGTCGATGAAGCACTACGGGCTGTCCTTCGACTGGTCGCGGCGGCTGCACACCTCCGACCCCGAGTACTACCGGTGGACGCAGTGGCTGTTCCTGAAGCTGCGTGAGCAGGGCCTGGCCTACCGCAAGAACAGCCCGGTCAACTGGTGTCCCCAGGACCAGACCGTGCTGGCCAACGAGCAGGTGCTGTCCGACGGCACCTGCGAGCGCTGCGGCGCGGAGGTGACCAAGAAGGAGCTGACGCAGTGGTACTTCCGCACCACGCACTACGCGCAGGAGCTCTACGACGGCCTGGACGCCCTGCAGGACACCTGGATCGGCAAGGTGGCCAACGCCCAGCGCAACTGGATCGGCCGCTCCGAGGGCGCCCACGTCACCTTCGACGTCGAGGGCCACGACCCGGTCACCGTGTTCACGACGCGTCCCGACACGCTGTTCGGGACGACGTTCATGGTCATCGCCGTCGACGCCCGGCTGGCCGAGACCCTGGTCACCGACGAGCACCGCGCCGAGCTGGAGGCCTACCGCGACGAGGTCCGCAAGGCCACCGACATCGACCGGCTGGCCACCGACCGGGCCAAGACCGGCGTGTTCCTGGGCGTGCACGCCACCAACCCGCTGACCGGTGAGCGGATCCCGGTGTGGGCCACCGACTACGTGCTGGCCGACTACGGCACCGGCGCCGTGATGGGCGTGCCCGGCGGCGACCAGCGCGACTGGGAGTTCGCCACCGCCTTCGACCTGCCCATCGTGCGCACCACCGAGCCGCCGGCCGACTTCGAGGGCGAGGCCTACGCGGGGGAGGGCACCGCGATCAACTCGCCCGCGCCGGGCGTCGCGTCGGCGCTCGACCTGAACGGCCTGCCGGTGGCCGAGGCCAAGAGCGCCACGATCGCCCACCTGGAGCAGATCGGCCACGGCGCGGGCACGATCAACTTCCGCCTGCGCGACTGGCTGCTGTCGCGGCAGCGCTACTGGGGTGCGCCCATCCCGATCGTGCACTGCCCGGCGTGCGGCGAGGTCGCCGTCCCCGAGTCCGAGCTGCCGGTCCGGCTGCCCGAGCTGCGCGGCGCCGACCTGAAGCCGCGGGGGACCTCGCCGCTGGGCGCGGCCCGCGAGTGGGTCGAGGTGTCCTGCCCCGCGTGCGGCGGCCCGGCCGAGCGGGACACCGACACGATGGACACCTTCGTCGACTCGTCCTGGTACTTCTTCCGGTTCCTGTCCCCGAACGACGACACCCAGGCCTTCGACCCGGCCCTGGCCGAGGCGTGGGGTCCGGTCGACTTCTACCTGGGCGGCGACGAGCACGCCGTGCTGCACCTGCTGTACGCGCGCTTCTTCACCAAGGCGCTGCGCGACCTGGGGCTGATCACCTGGGACGAGCCGTTCTCGTCCTACCTGTCCCAGGGCAAGGTCATCAACAACGGGCGCAAGATGAGCAAGTCGCTGGGCAACGGCATCGACCTGGGCGCCCAGCTCGAGCAGTTCGGCGTCGACGCGGTGCGCCTGACCCTGGTCTTCGCCAGCCCGCCCGAGGACAACATCGACTGGGCCGACATGAGCCCGACCGGCTCCCTGCGCTTCCTGCAGCGCGCCTGGCGGCTGAGCGGCGACGTCACCTCGGCGCCGGGCACCGACGCCGGCGGTGGCGACGTCGCGCTGCGCCGGGTCACCCACCGCACCGTGGCCGAGGCCGAGACCCTGCTCGAGAGTCACCGCTTCAACGTCGTGGTCGCCCGCACCATGGAGCTGGTCAACGCCACCCGCAAGGCGATCGACTCCGGCCCCGGCGGCGCCGACCCGGCCGTGCGCGAGGCCGCCGAGGTGGTCGCGCGGCTGCTGTCGATGGTCGCGCCCTACGTCGCGGAGGAGATGTGGGACCGGCTGGGCCACGCCCCCTCGGTCGCCCAGGCGGCCTGGCCGAGCGTCGACCCGGCGCTGCTGGTCGCGGAGTCGGTGACGGCCGTCGTCCAGATCCAGGGCAAGGTCCGTGCGCGGCTGGAGGTCGCCCCCGACATCAGCGCCGCCGACCTGGAGGCGCTGGCGCTGGCCGACCCGGCCGTCGTCGCCGCGGTCGACGGGCGCGAGGTGCGCAAGGTGGTCGTGCGGGAGCCGAAGCTGGTCAACCTGGTGGTCTGA
- a CDS encoding DegV family protein: MPPSVAVVTDSTASLPADLAARHGIVVVPLQVVVGADAFDEGSPEATPARVADALREFRPVSTSRPAPAVFLDAYRAAAAAGATDVVSVHLSGEMSGTFESAQLAARDARAEGVRVVCVDSRQVGVATGYATLTAAEVAAAGGSAEEVAEAARQRAADSSSYFYVDTLEYLRRGGRIGAAAALLGGALAVKPLLTIEDGTVSSLERVRTSSRALARLADLAVAAAGDRPVDVCVAHLASPERAAALTEQLAERLADQLHGGSEGDRVWCAEIGAVLGAHVGPGMLAVCVAPRPVPATRPAR; the protein is encoded by the coding sequence ATGCCCCCGTCCGTCGCCGTCGTCACGGACTCCACCGCGAGCCTGCCGGCGGACCTGGCGGCCCGGCACGGCATCGTCGTGGTGCCGCTGCAGGTCGTCGTCGGGGCCGACGCGTTCGACGAGGGCTCGCCCGAGGCGACACCCGCCCGGGTCGCCGACGCGCTGCGCGAGTTCCGGCCGGTGAGCACCTCGCGGCCGGCCCCGGCGGTCTTCCTCGACGCCTACCGGGCCGCGGCCGCGGCCGGCGCCACCGACGTCGTCTCGGTGCACCTGTCCGGCGAGATGAGCGGCACGTTCGAGTCGGCCCAGCTCGCCGCGCGCGACGCCCGCGCCGAGGGCGTGCGGGTCGTGTGCGTCGACAGCCGGCAGGTCGGCGTCGCGACCGGGTACGCCACCCTCACCGCGGCCGAGGTAGCCGCGGCCGGGGGCTCGGCCGAGGAGGTCGCCGAGGCGGCGCGGCAGCGGGCGGCGGACAGCTCGTCGTACTTCTACGTCGACACCCTCGAGTACCTGCGGCGCGGCGGCCGGATCGGCGCCGCGGCCGCCCTGCTCGGGGGCGCGCTGGCGGTCAAGCCGCTGCTCACCATCGAGGACGGCACCGTCTCCTCGCTGGAGCGGGTGCGCACCTCGAGCCGGGCCCTGGCCCGGCTGGCCGACCTGGCCGTCGCCGCCGCCGGCGACCGGCCCGTCGACGTCTGCGTGGCCCACCTGGCCAGTCCCGAGCGCGCCGCGGCCCTGACCGAGCAGCTGGCGGAGCGGCTCGCCGACCAGCTGCACGGGGGGTCGGAGGGCGACCGGGTCTGGTGCGCGGAGATCGGCGCCGTCCTGGGGGCCCACGTCGGGCCCGGGATGCTCGCGGTGTGCGTGGCGCCGCGGCCCGTGCCGGCGACCCGCCCCGCCCGGTAG